In one Colletotrichum destructivum chromosome 2, complete sequence genomic region, the following are encoded:
- a CDS encoding Putative amino acid/polyamine transporter I, with the protein MAWRRPFGERSNASGTVGDAQREQISAGSTQYIGEKGGNDAPPTYQDASGAPVENNSPLGYSVGPVTITLLNITMMIGAGIYSTPASILAGTGSVGVSFVYWTLGYMLCLASGAVYLEFTAYFPSRSGSEVVFLEQAYPRPMWLFPTTFAVQSVILSFGSANATVMANYLIAISGHEGTNWQIKGTALACYSLATLTLVFNTKYAYWFSNGVGVVKICTLLFVIITGFVVLGGGTKVENPTANFQDAWSGSSTASAYGMTTALYRIIFSYGGYNNAFNVANEVKNPVRSLKIYATAALTTVYILYMFANVAFFAAVPRDEFENSGLTVASLFFEHVFGNSGAVRGLNFLIALASFGNMIAVIIGLSRRIRECGRQGVLPWTTFWVSTKPFGTPLGPYLVIWFLTALMILAVPAGDAFTFVNDLGVFPAAAFNLAMAVGIYVVRWRRRKANLPEPEFKAWHVVIIFNICIQLYLLIMPWYPPAGGQYAGDVSFWYATYAVTGIGILLTCAIYYWLWAFLLPKWKGYKLRQELISLDDGAQSNKLRKVPISEVDEWDATHDAAGRLLGPSAGETLVQEKGLRTSSDGSNSDEGKQVSSTIRESN; encoded by the exons AtggcttggcggcggccgttTGGCGAACGAAGCAACGCTTCGGGGACGGTGGGAGATGCCCAAAGGGAGCAGATCTCTGCCGGAAGCACCCAGTACATTGGTGAAAAGGGAGGCAACGATGCACCGCCTACCTACCAGGACGCGTCGGGTGCGCCTGTCGAGAACAACTCCCCGCTGGGGTACTCCGTCGGTCCGGTGACCATCACTCTGCTGAACATCACGATGATGATTGGCGCTGGTATCTACTCTACGC CGGCCAGCATCTTGGCGGGCACGGGCTCTGTGGGCGTCAGTTTTGTGTACTGGACACTCGGTTACATG CTGTGTCTCGCATCGGGGGCCGTCTATCTCGAATTCACCGCGTACTTCCCCAGTCGTTCCGGCTCCGAGGTGGTCTTCCTCGAGCAGGCATACCCCCGGCCCATGTGGCTCTTCCCGACGACGTTTGCCGTCCAGAGTGTCATTCTCTCCTTTGGAAGCGCCAATGCTACGG TCATGGCCAACTATCTCATCGCCATCTCGGGCCACGAAGGCACTAATTGGCAGATCAAGGGTACCGCTCTCGCATGCTACAGTCTCGCGACCTTGA CACTCGTGTTCAACACCAAGTACGCCTACTGGTTCTCtaacggcgtcggcgtcgtcaagatCTGCACGctgctcttcgtcatcatcacTGGCTTCGTcgtgctgggcggcggcaccaaGGTCGAGAACCCCACGGCCAACTTCCAGGACGCGTGGTCTGGTAGCTCGACGGCCAGCGCGTACGgcatgacgacggcgctgtACCGCATCATCTTCTCGTACGGAGGCTACAACAACGCCTTCAACGTGGCCAACGAAGTCAAG AACCCCGTCAGGTCGCTCAAGATCTACGCAACGGCAGCATTGACGACCGTGTACATCCTGTACATGTTTGCAAACGTTGCCTTCTTCGCTGCCG TCCCGAGAGACGAGTTCGAGAACTCTGGCCTCACTGTCGCCAGTCTCTTCTTCGAGCATGTGTTTGGCAATAGCGGCGCCGTCCGCGGCCTCAACTTTCTCATCGCGTTGGCCTCCTTTGGCAACATgatcgccgtcatcatcggcttGTCTCGTCGCATCAGAGAGTGCGGTCGCCAGGGTGTCCTGCCTTGGACCACGTTCTGGGTTTCCACCAAGCCCTTCGGAACCCCTCTTGGGCCGTACCTGGTGATCTGGTTCTTGACTGCTCTGATGatcctcgccgtccccgccggAGACGCGTTCACCTTTG TGAACGATCTCGGCGTCTTCCCGGCGGCCGCTTTCAACCTCGCAATGGCCGTGGGCATCTATGTCGTCCGCTGGCGCCGCAGAAAGGCGAATCTCCCCGAGCCCGAATTTAAAGCGTGGCACGTGGTGATTATCTTTAACATCTGCATCCAGCTCTACCTTCTCATCATGCCGTGGTATCCTCCCGCAGGTGGCCAGTACGCCGGTGACGTGAGCTTCTGGTACGCGACGTACGCCGTGACTGGTATCGGAAT TCTTCTCACATGCGCCATCTACTACTGGCTATGGGCGTTCCTCCTGCCCAAGTGGAAAGGCTACAAGTTGCGACAGGAGCTCATCagccttgacgacggcgctcAGAGCAACAAGCTCCGAAAGGTGCCGATTTCCGAGGTGGACGAGTGGGATGCTACtcacgacgccgccgggcgCCTTCTCGGTCCGTCTGCCGGCGAGACGCTCGTGCAAGAGAAGGGGTTGCGAACATCTTCGGATGGTAGTAATTCGGACGAGGGCAAGCAGGTTTCGAGTACCATTCGTGAGAGTAATTAG
- a CDS encoding Putative isochorismatase, producing MAASSNFALEKTAVVLIDPYNDFLHPEGKLFPAVQESLTATDTVAHLKTLVAAARSRRVPIFYALHQHWREGIFDGWRHVNPAAAKATGIFQEGGWGVEILEGLQPDLSGNRDVVVSKHWNSRYCFRGQVLSRCHVQNTDGAAFALISGFANTDLDYQLRQRGFSHLVLAGMTANTCYESTARYARELTDATAGFSTAAKDAATNLVWPLIAERIMTVDEYISQMEESTTEETKK from the exons ATGGCTGCCTCATCAAACTTTGCACTCGAGAAGACTGCGGTTGTTCTCATAGATCCGTATAACGACTTCCTCCACCCCGAAGGCAAGCTCTTCCCCGCGGTGCAAGAGTCCCTCACAGCTACGGACACTGTCGCCCACCTCAAGACActcgtggcggcggcccgAAGCCGTCGGGTCCCGATCTTTTACGCCCTGCACCAGCACTGGAGGGAGGGAATCTTTGACGGGTGGCGACATGTCAACCCAGCGGCTGCAAAGGCCACGGGCATCTTCCAGGAAGGCGGCTGGGGGGTGGAGATTCTCGAGGGATTGCAGCCGGACTTGAGCGGGAACAGAGACGTGGTTGTCAGCAAGCATTGGAACAGCAGGTATTGTTTTCGTGGACAGGTTCTCTCCAGATGTCATGTACAAAACACTGACGGGGCCGCCTTTGCGCTTATTAGCGGTTTCGCCAACACTGATCTTGACTACCAACTTCGCCAACGCGGATTCTCCCACTTGGTTCTTGCCGGCATGACAGCCAACACATGCTATGAGTCTACGGCACGGTACGCCAGAGAGCT GACCGATGCGACCGCTGGGTTCAGCACGGCGGCAAAGGATGCCGCGACGAATCTTGTCTGGCCTCTGATCGCTGAGCGTATCATGACGGTCGATGAGTATATCTCCCAAATGGAGGAAAGCACCACAGAAGAGACGAAGAAGTGA
- a CDS encoding Putative histidine phosphatase superfamily, clade-2, whose amino-acid sequence MARQQSLSSKLLHVLPFVAYSSASALYSTYSFNPLTHLGGIAPYFESQDPQPSPDVPQGCTAERAAYLVRHAAIYANDFDFEEYIEPFLEKLENKTGIEWSKIPYLNFLADWDAPVSEAETSLLTRVGRLEAARLGVDLEFRYPNLRLPKKVWTSSAERTVKSAQSLVRGLESDDNTMNVVSIYESKESGADSLTPYKACPAYSSSAGSEQSAVFQEKYTKPIIARFNDLAPDFNFTTSDVFGMQQLCGYETVIRGKSPFCDLDLFTPDDWLAWEYTEDIRYHYNSGYGLDASGYVGLPWLNATANLLLQEQGTTDEDIYVSFTHRELPPMVAVAMGLFNNSEFVGIESQINDTMPLDRINYRRAWRASNILPFLGNIAIERLNCTGAYGYDDGDFYRVLVNSAPQPLAGCADGPGTSCSRDGFSKYLQERVDKFSGFSEKCGVEYDNSTDVLSIYTDASVGNGTVVGKRYAPFSQ is encoded by the coding sequence ATGGCTCGCCAACAGAGTCTGAGCTCCAAGCTCCTCCATGTCCTGCCCTTCGTCGCCTactcgtcggcttcggcgctGTACTCGACGTATAGCTTCAACCCGTTGACGCATCTGGGAGGCATCGCTCCCTACTTCGAGTCGCAGGACCCCCAGCCCTCCCCGGACGTTCCCCAAGGTTGCACGGCGGAGCGTGCCGCTTACCTCGTGCGCCATGCGGCCATCTACGCAAACGACTTCGACTTTGAGGAGTACATCGAGCCCttcctcgagaagctggagaaCAAGACCGGGATCGAATGGAGCAAGATCCCGTACCTGAACTTCCTGGCCGACTGGGACGCCCCCgtctccgaggccgagacctcTCTCCTGACCCGCGTGGGAAggttggaggcggcgcggctgggcgtcgacctcgagttCAGATACCCCAACCTGCGGCTGCCCAAGAAGGTCTGgacctcctccgccgagaGGACCGTCAAGTCCGCGCAGTCCCTGGTCCGCGGCCTCGAGAGCGACGACAACACCATGAACGTCGTCAGCATCTACGAGTCCAAGGAGTCCGGCGCCGACAGCCTGACCCCCTACAAGGCCTGCCCGGCCTactcctcgtccgccggcagcgagcagtccgccgtcttccaggAGAAATACACCAAGCCCATCATCGCCCGCTTCAACGACCTCGCCCCGGACTTCAACTTCACCACCAGCGACGTCTTCGGCATGCAGCAGCTCTGCGGCTACGAGACCGTCATCCGCGGCAAGTCGCCCTTCTgcgacctcgacctcttcaCCCCGGACGACTGGCTCGCCTGGGAGTACACCGAAGACATTCGCTACCACTACAACTCGGGCTACGGCCTGGACGCCTCCGGATACGTCGGCCTCCCCTGGCTCAACGCCACCGCGAACCTCTTGCTGCAGGAGCAGGGCACcaccgacgaggacatcTACGTCAGCTTCACGCACCGTGAGCTGCCGCCcatggtcgccgtcgccatgggCCTCTTCAACAACTCCGAGttcgtcggcatcgagaGCCAGATCAACGACACGATGCCGCTCGACCGCATCAACTACCGCCGCGCCTGGAGGGCGTCCAACATCCTGCCGTTCCtcggcaacatcgccatcgagCGCCTCAACTGCACCGGGGCCTACGGctacgacgacggcgacttcTACCGCGTGCTGGTGAACAGCGCCCCGCAGCCCTTGGCCGGCTGCGCTGACGGGCCCGGGACCAGCTGCTCGAGGGACGGGTTCAGCAAGTACCTGCAGGAGAGGGTCGACAAGTTCTCCGGCTTCTCCGAGAAGTGCGGCGTCGAGTACGACAACAGCACCGACGTACTGTCGATTTACACCGACGCCTCTGTCGGGAACGGCACCGTCGTGGGGAAGCGATACGCGCCATTCTCTCAATGA
- a CDS encoding Putative HotDog domain superfamily protein, producing MFLRCNCFLDRLNSYYKSEHHWNNGRFAVVGAIPRRVADCPVHDSVCWNPHSPSGFERPRVGISFHPRTLTQPTQSVSATTPKATIRQSCSSLLLMMASVLHERLTGLLETARPAVVRAIQQALQWVAANKGQTAWGAVTAVLLYLNVKRFPLVWHLRVFRSIWWPRKGHFGSKPGSVFRPVVTPSRVTLLESDYNLHKSNSTYFSDLDVGRTDLLAALRAEAARGGLYKEYKNGVMVLLAGTSCIFKKEIKPGAAFDMHSRILTWDKKWLYVVTHFVEKSSKGADSSYTYQPWKKPEDGKTTASKSPVVFATAISKCVVKAGRLTVPPEKFLQAAGVLATAAQGHSDDEPSGADGNPGDGSDSSGDEGWTWARVEEERLRALSMADGFASGLDAAHEEFYALG from the exons ATGTTTTTGCGCTGCAACTGCTTTCTTGATCGGTTAAACAGTTATTATAAGTCCGAACATCATTGGAATAACGGTCGATTCGCGGTTGTCGGAGCCATTCCAAGG CGCGTTGCAGACTGCCCCGTTCATGACTCGGTGTGCTGGAATCCCCACTCACCTTCTGGATTCGAGCGGCCACGTGTTGGGATATCTTTCCACCCGCGGACCCTCACTCAGCCTACTCAATCGGTCTCGGCTACAACACCCAAAGCAACCATTCGGCAGTCTTGTTCGAGTCTACTTctcatgatggcctcggtgTTGCACGAAAGGCTGACTGGCCTGCTGGAAACAGCCAGGCCGGCTGTCGTCCGAGCCATCCAACAGGCTCTCCAGTGGGTTGCCGCCAACAAAGGCCAAACAGCGTGGGGAGCAGTGACGGCCGTCCTCCTGTACCTGAACGTCAAGAGGTTTCCACTGGTGTGGCAT CTCCGCGTCTTCCGCAGCATCTGGTGGCCAAGAAAGGGCCATTTCGGAAGCAAACCCGGCTCCGTGTTCCGTCCCGTCGTCACGCCGTCACGCGTGACCCTGCTGGAGTCGGACTACAACCTGCACAAGTCCAACAGCACCTACTTctccgacctcgacgtcgggaGAACCgatctcctcgccgccctgcgAGCCGAGGCGGCCCGCGGCGGCCTGTACAAGGAGTACAAGAACGGCGTCATGGTCCTGCTGGCCGGCACCTCGTGCATCTTCAAGAAGGAAATCAAGCCgggcgccgccttcgacaTGCACAGCCGCATCCTCACCTGGGACAAGAAATGGTTGTACGTCGTGACCCATTTCGTGGAGAAGAGCAGCAAGGGCGCCGATTCGTCGTACACGTACCAGCCGTGGAAGAAGCCGGAAGACGGGAAGACGACCGCCTCCAAATCCCCCGTCGTGTTCGCCACCGCCATCTCCAAGtgcgtcgtcaaggccggccggctcACGGTGCCCCCCGAGAAGTTCCTCCAGGCGGCGGGGgtcctcgccaccgccgcccaagGCCATTCAGATGACGAGCCTAGCGGAGCTGACGGAAACCCGGGCGACGGATCGGACTCGTCCGGCGACGAGGGGTGGACGTGGGCCAGAGTGGAGGAAGAGCGTCTCCGGGCGCTGAGCATGGCGGACGGTTTTGCCAGCGGGTTGGATGCAGCACATGAAGAGTTCTATGCTCTGGGATAG
- a CDS encoding Putative short-chain dehydrogenase/reductase SDR, NAD(P)-binding domain superfamily, which produces MANTVYVITGTNKGIGLGMVKALIARPSTTVVASVRSDQAAASLKSSVEDVAKGDKSELHIMLLDFTKAPEPAKVLEAFNAATSGTVDRIDVVVSNAAAASPGTPSLAISSEDLRNAFEINTIAPLMVFQGLWPLMSQPRATGDVPAKFIGITSSVGSIESQEPFPGGAYGPSKAALNWLVKSLHNQHENLVSVAVHPGWVQTDMGYHAAKEWKYDPGPPETVDDSVKGVLGVIDGASRETTSGKLVTQTGEIVPW; this is translated from the coding sequence ATGGCAAACACGGTCTATGTCATCACGGGCACCAACAAGGGCATCGGTCTCGGCATGGTCAAGGCCCTCATCGCCCGACCATCTACGACTGTCGTTGCGTCGGTTCGCAGTGACCAAGCCGCTGCGTCGTTGAAATCCTccgtcgaggacgtggcCAAGGGCGACAAATCCGAGCTTCACATCATGCTCCTGGATTTCACCAAGGCTCCCGAGCCGGCCAAAGTTCTGGAGGCCTTCAACGCTGCTACCTCTGGCACAGTCGATcgcatcgacgtcgtcgtcagtAACGCCGCCGCGGCTTCCCCGGGAACGCCATCTCTGGCCATCTCCAGCGAAGACCTGCGGAACGCATTCGAGATCAACACCATCGCCCCCCTCATGGTCTTCCAGGGCCTCTGGCCCCTGATGAGCCAGCCTCGGGCCACGGGTGACGTCCCCGCCAAGTTCATCGGGATTACCTCGTCTGTTGGCTCGATCGAGTCCCAGGAGCCCTTTCCAGGCGGCGCTTATGGTCCGAGCAAGGCCGCGCTGAACTGGCTGGTCAAGTCACTGCATAATCAGCACGAGAACCTGGTCAGCGTAGCCGTTCACCCTGGATGGGTCCAGACAGATATGGGCTACCACGCGGCCAAGGAGTGGAAGTACGACCCCGGTCCCCCCGAGACTGTCGACGACTCCGTCAAGGGGGTTCTCGGCGTGATTGATGGGGCCAGCCGAGAGACCACCTCGGGAAAACTCGTAACGCAAACGGGCGAGATCGTTCCCTGGTAA
- a CDS encoding Putative S-adenosyl-L-methionine-dependent methyltransferase superfamily produces the protein MKRGSRISHAYKWWHQQGAISVRRLHLTSTFPPSKAGDSPTTLHFSWRGFFFDNPSHAMADYAHHPAAEDVPADDDSSSVSASSVDDSLVSLRSSILDYRRENGRTYHRLSDGKYMLPNDEKEQDRLDLTHHLWLLTWDDALCKCPKKDGAKRVLDIGTGTGIWALDYADEHPEAIVLGVDLSPIQPDFVPPNCSFEVDDVEKDWTWVEPFDFIFIRSMIASFSSWPDILAKAYQSLEPGGYLELHDHMLPLKCQDGTMAEDFKPYKWNNLLIEATNQIGRPINVPSTFKQMLEDAGFVDVEERIVTWPFNPWPKDPKLRDIGFWAQETALAGIEAVSMALFTRVLDWAPEEAWVFCAEVRNEHKKIGVHAYYDVYGVWGRKPEEEKDGNPEPGQA, from the exons ATGAAGCGGGGGTCGCGCATCAGTCACGCATACAAGTGGTGGCATCAGCAAGGGGCCATTTCCGTAAGGAGGCTACATTTAACCAGCACATTCCCCCCTTCGAAAGCTGGTGATTCTCCCACTACTCTTCACTTTTCTTGGAGAGGATTTTTTTTTGACAACCCAAGTCACGCAATGGCTGATTATGCGCACCACCCAGCAGCCGAG GACGTTCCGGCAGATGACGATTCATCTTCAGTTTCTGCCTCT TCTGTTGACGATTCGCTAGTGTCTTTGCGATCTAGCATCCTTGACTATCGGCGAGAGAACGGGCGTACATATCATCGGCTTAGTGATGGGA AGTATATGCTCCCCAATGACGAG AAAGAACAAGACCGACTAG ACTTGACACACCACTTGTGGCTTCTGACCTGGGATGACGCTCTCTGTAAATGCCCCAAGAAAGACGGTGCGAAACGAGTGTTGGATATCGGCACCGGGACGGGGATTTGGGCACTGGATTACG CGGATGAACACCCCGAAGCAATT gtccttggcgtcgacctcaGTCCAATCCAACCCGACTT TGTACCCCCGAATTGCAGTTTCGAGGTTGATGATGTGGAGAAGGATTGGACATGGGTAGAGCCCTTTGATTTCATCTTCATCAGATCTATGATCGCAAGCTTCTCCAGCTGGCCGGACATACTAGCCAAGGCATATCA GAGTCTCGAACCCGGTGGCTACCTCGAGCTCCACGACCATATGCTCCCGCTCAAGTGTCAAGATGGCACCATGGCAGAAGACTTCAAGCCTTACAAGTGGAACAACTTGCTTATTGAGGCTACGAACCAGATCGGTCGCCCTATCAACGTTCCCTCCACCTTTAAGCAGATGCTAGAGGACGCCGGATTCGTGGACGTTGAAGAGAGAATCGTGACATGGCCCTTCAACCCGTGGCCTAaagacccgaagcttcgggaCATTGGCTTTTGGGCCCAGGAGACCGCACTAGCTGGGATCGAGGCAGTCTCAATGGCTCTCTTCACACGGGTTCTCGATTGGGCTCCGGAGGAAGCATGGGTTTTCTGTGCCGAGGTCAGGAACGAGCATAAGAAGATTGGGGTTCATGCTTATTATGACGT GTATGGAGTCTGGGGCCGgaagcccgaggaggagaaggacgggaATCCAGAACCGGGCCAGGCATAA
- a CDS encoding Putative glycoside hydrolase, family 43, concanavalin A-like lectin/glucanase domain superfamily, translated as MKYATVLSASAISLFATLASCLVNPIIPGFNPDPTIIRVGQDFFLATSTFEYFPGVPIYHSTDLVKWENIGHALSRPSQLNLRGTAPSGGIFAPTLRHHDGTFYLIDTVFDLISPPDNVTRVPRSFYVTTPNIFDETSWSEPTYVDQWGFDPDLFFDDDGTVYLTTTFSEFVDNGNFANWITEIDIKTGDSLSNSRLLHTTTVPPELGYPLTEGSHLYKLNGTYYMITADSGTEANHKANVYRSKTLDGPWEGNPHNPVLWNGEDMSLPVLATGHADIVNDTNGNWWAVFLATRPQNPRNSTGLPQLGRETFLCPVTWDENGWPIFNNNEPITEHLPGVLYDLDRPRVWRDDFEGGLVDKSYYYLRTPYKDFKDFESSPGKLRIRGNVYTLNDRETPAALLRKQADINTTFSTEVSAFSPDSSRQEAGASVYLSIHYHDEIALTYSNETGKRCIVIHTRTGPDATRNTTYVEDEEVAKGVPVKLFIEAKDVGYRLGYSTGCKAPLWLASVENRWLQLYVEGWQNFVGTHFAIYSTGTKLPTLNPADFEYIQTELN; from the exons ATGAAATACGCAACGGTCTTGTCGGCTTCGGCCATATCTCTGTTCGCAA CCTTGGCAAGCTGTCTCGTGAATCCAATCATCCCAGGGTTCAATCCCGATCCTACCATCATCAGAGTGGGACAGGATTTCTTTTTGGCCACCAGTACTTTCGAGTACTTTCCCGGGGTCCCGATTTATCATTCCACTGACCT CGTGAAATGGGAGAACATTGGGCATGCGCTCAGTCGACCCTCGCAGCTGAACCTGCGTGGCACTGCACCTAGCGGTGGCATCTTCGCACCGACACTGAGACATCACGATGGCACGTTTTACTTGATCGACACTGTCTTCGATCTCATCAGTCCTCCTGACAAC GTCACCAGAGTACCTCGCTCATTCTACGTGACAACGCCAAACATCTTTGACGAGACCAGTTGGAGTGAGCCCACCTACGTGGATCAATGGGGTTTCGACCCCGATCTATTttttgacgatgacggcacAGTTTATCTGACTACAACGTTTTCGGAATTCGTCGACAACGGAAACTTTGCCAACTGGATCACGGAGATAGACATTAAGACGGGAGACTCGTTAAGCAACTCGCGGCTGCTTCATACAACAACAGTACCCCCTGAGCTTGGTTACCCACTT ACAGAGGGAAGCCACTTGTACAAGTTGAATGGGACATACTATATGATCACTGCCGACTCGGGAACTGAGGCTAATCACAAGGCCAACGTCTATCGATCCAAGACGTTGGATGGCCCATGGGAGGGTAACCCGCACAATCCCGTCTTGTGGAATGGAGAAGACATGTCTCTGCCTGTCCTAGCCACTGGCCATGCTGACATTGTCAACGACACCAACGGCAACTGGTGGGCAGTCTTCCTCGCCACGCGCCCCCAAAACCCGAGAAATAGTACCGGCTTGCCCCAGCTCGGTCGCGAGACCTTCTTGTGTCCCGTGACGTGGGACGAGAATGGGTGGCCCATTTTCAACAACAACGAGCCGATCACGGAGCACTTGCCAGGCGTCCTCTACGACCTCGACAGGCCTCGGGTCTGGCGCGACGACTTCGAGGGCGGGCTGGTAGACAAGTCATACTACTACCTGCGGACGCCCTACAAGGACTTCAAAGACTTCGAGTCCAGCCCCGGGAAACTCCGCATCAGAGGAAACGTGTACACGCTCAACGACCGCGAGAccccggcggcgctgctTCGCAAGCAGGCCGATATCAACACGACATTCAGCACCGAAGTCAGCGCGTTCAGCCCGGACTCCTCGCGGCAAGAGGCTGGTGCCAGCGTCTACCTCAGCATCCACTACCACGACGAGATCGCCCTTACCTACTCGAACGAGACGGGAAAGCGGTGCATTGTCATCCACACAAGGACCGGTCCGGATGCAACGCGCAATACTACTtacgtcgaggacgaggaggtcgccaAGGGCGTCCCGGTGAAGCTCTTCATCGAGGCAAAGGACGTGGGATATCGGTTGGGCTATTCGACTGGCTGCAAAGCCCCGCTGTGGCTCGCGAGCGTCGAGAACCGTTGGCTGCAGTTGTACGTGGAAGGGTGGCAGAACTTTGTCGGGACACACTTTGCCATTTACAGCACAGGAACTAAACTCCCGACCCTCAATCCGGCG GATTTTGAATACATCCAGACTGAACTGAACTGA
- a CDS encoding Putative membrane-associated, eicosanoid/glutathione metabolism (MAPEG) protein, with translation MNISYFTIPPALVLALFGRLYSGILGPGKMLFDRNNPRGFPETIKNAELDEKTRGRLLRAEACSANGFEGLPLFAAAVTAGNSAGVSALTMNVLSLAWLASRVLYIFVYIWYQETEKLALGQAPLRFKIWSVGAMLCMSMFVLAGLKS, from the exons ATGAACATATCGTACTTCACA ATCCCGCCGGCGCTGGTTCTCGCCCTTTTTGGACGGCTTTACTCGGGCATTTTGGGGCCCGGGAAAATGCTGTTTGACCGCAACAATCCAAGGGGCTTTCCTGAAACCATCAAGAATGCCGAGTTGGATGAAAAG ACCCGGGGCCGTTTACTGCGGGCTGAAGCATGTTCAGCCAACGGCTTTGAAGGCCTCCCGCTGTTCGCCGCTGCGGTGACGGCAGGCAATTCTGCAGGTGTCTCTGCGTTGACCATGAATGTGCTCTCGTTAGCTTGGCTGGCGAGCCGTGTGCTGTACATATTCGTGTACATCTGGTATCAGGAGACAGAAAAGCTTGCCCTGGGGCAGGCACCGCTTCGATTCAAGATATGGTCGGTTGGCGCAATGCTGTGCATGTCTATGTTTGTTTTAGCTGGATTGAAGTCCTGA
- a CDS encoding Putative TauD/TfdA-like domain, taurine dioxygenase TauD-like superfamily, with product MAVEFEPFEVPGARSYFGHALPYGLQVKQKGENGNAPPVSESAAALRALGESGRLQELLERHGAVLVRGAGQPSAETFSRLVGAAERGRGSLPHVQIGLAGKRTPLAENVWTANEGSPSTRFYQHNEYSRYTRFPSNIHFYCVKKAPKGGATPIANSANVFEKVQAEIPELVEEIRKRGLGMKMIFRAPGDEAKVNQFNWAGEHSFGQELLPGDDEATTREKVERQVRRLTSDFKWNADGSLELTQHIPGLRRLPASGRPVWFNGLVGRHGITRDIGALDPPHIGRDGMTYLPCVYGDETPIPRELLDKLIEVIDKEEISLVLEEGDLLLVDNFQVSHGREPWEGDRQILVSMWDASTPIGVF from the exons ATGGCTGTCGAATTCGAGCCCTTTGAGGTCCCTGGTGCCAGAAGCTACTTCGGCCATGCTCTGCCGTACGGGTTGCAAGTAAAACAGAAAGGGGAGAACGGCAACGCACCGCCAGTTTCCGAGTCTGCAGCGGCTCTCCGCGCCCTAGGCGAGTCGGGAAGGCTTCAGGAGCTCTTGGAGCGACACGGAGCGGTGTTGGTTCGCGGGGCAGGGCAGCCCTCCGCGGAGACCTTCTCCAGGCTTGTGGGTGCGGCCGAACGGGGCCGAGGCTCGCTTCCTCATGTGCAAATCGGTCTGGCCGGCAAGAGAACGCCGCTTGCAGAGAACGTCTGGACTGCGAACGAAGGTTCCCCGAGCACTCGTTTCTACCAGCACAACGAG TATTCTAGATATACCCGGTTTCCTTCCAACATCCACTTCTATTGCGTGAAGAAGGCGCCCAAAG GCGGAGCAACCCCGATTGCGAACAGCGCAAATGTCTTTGAGAAGGTCCAGGCTGAGATCCCCGAGCTCGTGGAGGAGATCCGCAAGCGGGGGTTGGGTATGAAAATGATCTTCCGCGCCCctggcgacgaggccaaggtaAACCAGTTCAACTGGGCCGGCGAGCATAGCTTCGGACAGGAACTGTTgccaggcgacgacgaagcgaCGACAAGAGAAAAGGTGGAGAGACAAGTCAGGAGATTGACGTCGGACTTCAAGTGGAATGCTGATGGGAGCCTTGAGTTGACGCAACACATCCCCG GACTTCGAAGATTGCCGGCCAGCGGTAGACCCGTGTGGTTCAACGGGCTTGTTGGCCGACATGGCATCACTCGAGATATCGGTGCTCTCGATCCTCCGCATATTGGTCGTGACGGCATGACCT ATCTTCCTTGTGTCTACGGCGATGAGACGCCGATTCCGCgtgagcttctcgacaagcttATCGAAGTCATCGACAAGGAGGAAATCAGCCTGGTTCTAGAGGAGGGGGATCTCTTGCTTGTGGACAACTTCCAAGTTTCCCATGGGAGAGAGCCTTGGGAAGGAGACAGGCAGATATTGGTTTCCATGTGGGACGCGTCGACTCCGATCGGCGTCTTTTGA